One region of Microbacterium sufflavum genomic DNA includes:
- a CDS encoding TetR/AcrR family transcriptional regulator encodes MTDIEPPELPRGIALAWGVAANPQRGPKREMSVEKIVEAAVELADGEGIGAVSMAAVAARLGFTPMSLYRYVSAKDDLLLLMQEEATGLPPESHLEVEGWRARLLALYEAQILVYLRHPWILSLPISGSPITPNSSAWLDASLAALDDTPLTADERMAVALAITGHARWCGIVQAGYSEQSRSSGLSAEEVAMREASLFDRVISAEEFPALRRAIEDGVFLSPADPFRFAVERTLDGVAAYLDGLDRGEQHRVSEEWVALDAAELAGDKRLKEAQKASRDAEKALRAARKLERQALREARERVAKARKSG; translated from the coding sequence ATGACCGACATCGAGCCTCCCGAGCTCCCCCGGGGCATCGCCCTCGCCTGGGGCGTCGCGGCGAATCCCCAGCGCGGGCCGAAGCGGGAGATGAGTGTCGAGAAGATCGTGGAGGCCGCGGTGGAACTCGCCGACGGCGAGGGCATCGGCGCCGTCTCCATGGCAGCGGTGGCCGCCCGGCTCGGCTTCACCCCCATGTCGCTGTACCGCTACGTCTCCGCGAAGGACGACCTCCTGCTGCTCATGCAGGAGGAGGCGACCGGACTCCCTCCGGAGAGCCACCTCGAGGTCGAGGGCTGGCGCGCGCGGCTGCTCGCGCTGTACGAGGCCCAGATCCTCGTCTACCTGCGCCACCCGTGGATCCTGTCGTTGCCGATCTCGGGTTCGCCGATCACCCCCAACAGCTCCGCCTGGCTGGACGCCAGTCTCGCCGCGCTCGATGACACACCGCTCACCGCCGACGAGCGGATGGCCGTCGCCCTCGCGATCACCGGCCACGCTCGCTGGTGCGGCATCGTGCAGGCGGGGTACTCGGAGCAGTCCCGCTCCTCCGGTCTCTCCGCCGAAGAGGTGGCGATGCGGGAGGCGTCGCTGTTCGATCGGGTGATCTCGGCCGAGGAGTTCCCCGCGCTCCGCCGGGCGATCGAGGACGGCGTGTTCCTGTCGCCGGCCGATCCGTTCCGCTTCGCCGTGGAGCGCACGCTCGACGGTGTCGCGGCCTACCTCGACGGTCTCGATCGCGGGGAGCAGCACCGGGTCTCCGAGGAGTGGGTCGCCCTCGATGCGGCGGAGCTCGCCGGGGACAAGCGCCTCAAGGAGGCGCAGAAGGCCAGCCGTGATGCCGAGAAGGCGCTGCGCGCGGCGCGCAAGCTCGAGCGTCAGGCTCTTCGCGAGGCGCGAGAACGGGTGGCGAAGGCCAGGAAGTCCGGCTGA